A stretch of the Bordetella genomosp. 8 genome encodes the following:
- a CDS encoding NADPH:quinone reductase has product MRAALYSRNGPARDVLQVTDLPTPEPAPGEVRVKLAVSGVNPSDVKSRAGSRPVTQGFVVPHSDGAGVIDRVGSGVAQGRVGERVWIWNGQWQRPMGTAAGYIVLPAAQAVPLPGGVSFEAGACMGIPGLTAMRGVMLLGDLAGKTVLVTGGASGVGYYAAQMARLRGARVITTVGSVEKAGVLEKAGIADNILYKQESVPDRLLEMTGGRGVDAIVDMDFSTTAALVPAGAVAPHGVIAVYGSNQRGDIPLNFGAWLPRSLSLHFYLVYDLLPEQRRQTVDALDALLRGNELSHLVAPAYPLDDIAGAHEAVESGRIVGNVVVALPA; this is encoded by the coding sequence ATGCGCGCAGCCCTCTATTCCAGGAACGGACCCGCGCGGGACGTCCTGCAGGTGACCGATCTTCCGACGCCGGAGCCCGCACCGGGCGAAGTCCGCGTCAAGCTCGCCGTCTCCGGCGTGAATCCCTCGGATGTGAAATCCCGTGCCGGCAGCCGTCCGGTGACGCAAGGCTTTGTGGTGCCGCACAGCGATGGCGCGGGCGTGATAGACCGCGTGGGCAGCGGCGTGGCGCAGGGTCGGGTGGGCGAACGCGTGTGGATATGGAACGGGCAGTGGCAACGTCCCATGGGCACGGCCGCCGGGTACATCGTCCTGCCGGCGGCCCAGGCGGTGCCCTTGCCCGGGGGCGTGAGCTTCGAGGCCGGCGCATGCATGGGCATCCCGGGGCTGACCGCGATGCGTGGCGTGATGCTGCTGGGCGACCTGGCGGGAAAGACCGTGCTGGTGACCGGCGGCGCGTCGGGCGTGGGCTACTACGCGGCGCAGATGGCGCGGCTGCGTGGCGCCCGGGTCATCACCACGGTCGGGTCCGTGGAAAAGGCGGGCGTGCTGGAAAAGGCCGGTATCGCGGACAACATCCTGTACAAGCAGGAATCCGTGCCGGACCGTCTGCTGGAGATGACCGGCGGCCGGGGCGTGGACGCCATCGTCGATATGGATTTTTCCACCACCGCGGCCCTGGTGCCGGCGGGCGCGGTGGCGCCGCATGGCGTGATCGCGGTGTACGGATCGAATCAGCGCGGCGATATCCCCTTGAACTTCGGTGCGTGGCTGCCGCGCTCGCTGAGCCTGCATTTCTACCTGGTCTACGACCTGCTGCCGGAACAGCGCCGGCAGACGGTGGATGCGCTGGATGCGCTACTGCGTGGGAACGAGCTATCGCACCTGGTGGCGCCTGCGTATCCGCTGGACGACATCGCCGGCGCGCACGAAGCGGTGGAGTCCGGACGCATCGTTGGCAATGTGGTCGTGGCCCTGCCCGCGTAG
- a CDS encoding nuclear transport factor 2 family protein, with product MNDTISLCRNQVMGFFRDLDDKSYDSLVGRMTPDGIWHRQGKVLNGREDVMRAMSARSPTMRIHHLISNLYADRADERRCVMRGYMLVVRHEAGRPLQGPAPLDGIENIRTTHIELVRVDGAWLIAVMRNDEPSFAIQA from the coding sequence ATGAACGACACGATCAGCCTGTGCCGCAACCAGGTCATGGGCTTCTTCCGCGACCTGGACGACAAGTCCTACGACAGCCTGGTGGGCCGCATGACGCCGGATGGCATATGGCATCGCCAGGGAAAGGTGCTGAACGGCCGCGAGGACGTGATGCGTGCGATGTCGGCGCGATCGCCGACCATGCGTATCCATCACCTGATCAGCAACCTGTACGCCGACCGCGCGGACGAGCGGCGCTGCGTCATGCGCGGCTATATGCTGGTAGTGCGCCACGAGGCCGGCCGCCCGCTGCAAGGCCCCGCGCCGCTGGACGGAATCGAGAACATCCGCACGACGCATATCGAACTCGTCCGCGTCGACGGCGCCTGGCTGATTGCCGTCATGCGCAATGACGAGCCCAGTTTCGCCATCCAGGCATAG
- a CDS encoding Bug family tripartite tricarboxylate transporter substrate binding protein, protein MKLRDMARRALAGGGVPKLAIAAILGIAATAAMSTAARADDYPSRPIRMVVGYAAGGPTDVIARVMAKEMTESLGASVVVENKPGASASIAATDVMRAPPDGYKLLVTSLTLNVNPLLYPKRYDYDPVKAFEPITNFANNPMLLVTNYDSPYKDLPSLIADAKAHPGKLTFGSSGVGGSAHLAAEMLATEAGIKMVHVPFKGNGPALQEMVAGRISFMFYPSVGIANYVAAKQLRVLAVGTDKPEKDFPGVPTMDSLGYKGFEQGAPWVGMLAPAGTPKAIVDKLNKAAVDALAKPAVRAQLAQLGAVVVADSPARFRQFLIEDKARWADVIKKGNVTADDSGN, encoded by the coding sequence ATGAAGCTACGAGACATGGCCAGGCGGGCACTGGCAGGAGGCGGCGTGCCGAAGTTGGCCATCGCGGCCATCCTCGGCATCGCCGCGACGGCCGCGATGAGCACGGCCGCGCGCGCCGACGACTATCCATCGCGGCCGATACGCATGGTGGTGGGATATGCCGCCGGCGGCCCCACCGACGTGATCGCACGCGTCATGGCCAAGGAGATGACGGAAAGCCTGGGCGCTTCCGTCGTGGTGGAGAACAAGCCCGGGGCCAGCGCGTCCATCGCCGCCACCGACGTGATGCGCGCGCCGCCCGATGGCTACAAGCTGCTGGTCACGTCGCTGACGTTGAACGTGAATCCGCTGCTGTATCCCAAACGCTATGACTACGATCCGGTGAAGGCTTTCGAGCCCATCACCAACTTCGCCAACAACCCGATGTTGCTGGTCACCAACTACGACTCGCCGTACAAGGACCTGCCCAGCCTGATCGCCGATGCCAAGGCACATCCCGGCAAGCTGACCTTCGGCTCGTCCGGGGTGGGCGGCTCGGCCCACCTGGCCGCCGAAATGCTGGCGACCGAAGCTGGCATCAAGATGGTCCACGTTCCTTTCAAGGGCAACGGTCCGGCATTGCAGGAGATGGTGGCGGGGCGCATCAGCTTCATGTTCTACCCCAGCGTGGGCATCGCCAACTACGTTGCCGCCAAGCAGCTACGCGTCCTGGCCGTGGGCACGGACAAGCCGGAGAAGGACTTCCCCGGCGTGCCCACCATGGACAGCCTGGGCTACAAGGGCTTCGAGCAGGGCGCGCCCTGGGTGGGCATGCTGGCGCCCGCCGGTACGCCCAAGGCCATCGTCGACAAACTGAACAAGGCGGCGGTGGACGCGCTGGCCAAGCCTGCCGTGCGTGCGCAACTGGCGCAACTGGGCGCGGTGGTGGTCGCCGACAGCCCGGCGCGCTTCCGCCAGTTCCTGATCGAAGACAAGGCGCGTTGGGCCGACGTCATCAAGAAGGGCAACGTGACCGCCGACGATTCGGGGAATTGA
- a CDS encoding fumarylacetoacetate hydrolase family protein, with the protein MKWIRYTQAGRTSYGILEGDRITAVRGDPFRGHETTGETLRLDDVRLEVPVVPPTFYCVGLNYVTHIGTEGLKIPTQPDVGYRANNALQAHGQDVMMPADATKVHYEGELVVVIGRKTRNVSEAEARGCVLGYTIGNDVSERVWQGSDRTFWRAKNSDTFKPMGPWIETQADVDTMETVVRLNGEERTRFRTNDMLFGIDRFISTMSRYLTLHPGDILWMGTDGHSPDLRDGDVVDISITGLGTLTNRFVRAK; encoded by the coding sequence ATGAAATGGATACGCTATACGCAGGCGGGTCGCACCAGCTACGGCATCCTGGAGGGCGATCGCATTACCGCCGTGCGCGGCGATCCCTTTCGAGGACACGAGACAACCGGCGAGACGCTCCGCCTGGACGACGTGCGGCTGGAAGTGCCGGTCGTGCCTCCCACCTTCTATTGCGTGGGCCTGAACTACGTCACCCACATCGGCACCGAGGGCCTGAAGATACCCACGCAGCCGGACGTCGGGTATCGCGCCAACAACGCGTTGCAGGCGCATGGACAGGACGTGATGATGCCCGCCGATGCCACCAAGGTTCATTACGAAGGCGAGCTGGTGGTGGTGATCGGCAGGAAAACGCGCAACGTCAGCGAGGCGGAAGCACGAGGCTGCGTGCTCGGCTACACCATCGGCAATGACGTGAGCGAACGGGTCTGGCAGGGTTCGGACCGCACATTCTGGCGTGCCAAGAACAGCGATACCTTCAAGCCCATGGGGCCCTGGATAGAAACACAGGCCGATGTGGACACGATGGAAACCGTGGTGCGGCTGAACGGCGAGGAACGCACGCGGTTTCGCACCAACGACATGCTGTTCGGCATCGACCGCTTCATCAGCACGATGAGCCGCTACCTGACCTTGCATCCCGGCGACATCCTGTGGATGGGAACCGACGGGCATTCACCGGATCTGCGCGACGGCGACGTGGTCGATATCTCCATCACGGGACTGGGTACGTTGACGAATCGCTTCGTACGGGCAAAATAG
- a CDS encoding helix-turn-helix domain-containing protein, with protein sequence MDVQPQLDYRQAFMQAPAGLCVARWRIIQQANSRLEAIFRYPPGTLNETSFDALYPARRDAVRATDGARTAMNAHGIYACERIMKRLDGDLFWCRLIGRSLTPADPLALCIWTFEDLSTRHPVTPDLSDREREIALLIAEGKTSKMVARQLNLSPRTVEMYRSRLMAKFSATTFSGLAGKLMWPDDD encoded by the coding sequence ATGGATGTGCAGCCGCAGCTCGATTATCGACAGGCCTTCATGCAGGCTCCGGCCGGCTTGTGCGTGGCGCGCTGGCGCATCATCCAGCAGGCCAACTCGCGGTTGGAGGCCATCTTCCGATACCCCCCCGGGACACTGAACGAGACCAGCTTCGATGCGCTGTATCCGGCCCGGCGCGACGCGGTGCGCGCCACGGACGGCGCCAGGACGGCGATGAACGCCCACGGCATCTATGCCTGCGAGCGCATCATGAAACGCCTGGACGGCGACCTGTTCTGGTGCCGTCTGATCGGCCGGTCGTTGACGCCGGCCGATCCCCTGGCGCTGTGCATCTGGACCTTCGAGGACTTGAGCACGCGGCATCCCGTGACGCCGGACCTCAGCGACCGCGAACGCGAAATCGCGCTGCTGATCGCCGAGGGCAAGACCAGCAAGATGGTCGCACGGCAACTCAACCTGAGCCCACGCACGGTCGAGATGTACCGCTCGCGCCTGATGGCCAAGTTCTCCGCCACGACGTTCTCCGGACTGGCCGGCAAGCTGATGTGGCCGGATGACGATTGA
- a CDS encoding mandelate racemase/muconate lactonizing enzyme family protein, with product MKIASIETLPIAIPYDSGAAPLPLGGKPRTRMESLLVKVTTDDGIVGWGDAFGVRIWPVTRLLIDRLVAPLCVGEDALRREDVIDKLDRTLYHFGRAGPLQYAISAIDIALWDIAGKAARRPVHGLIGPLRHARMPVYASLLPYRDPNLAARHAARAVDQGYRYVKLHERDVPSVRESRAAIGADVGLMVDLNCPFDLPTAERFAREVAAFAPMWLEEPLFPVDDFSAMAALSRRIDIPLAMGENVGNPVEFRRVLDSTGIAYAQPSAIKTGGITAMLEIARDAAARDIRLMPHSAYFGPGLLATMHVLATLPTSPILERFYCDMPVELSGGITLPRDGMVQVPDVPGLGFEPDPEVLRKYAATE from the coding sequence ATGAAAATCGCATCCATAGAAACGCTGCCGATCGCCATTCCTTACGACAGCGGCGCCGCGCCCCTGCCGCTGGGAGGCAAACCGCGCACCCGCATGGAAAGCCTGCTGGTCAAGGTCACCACCGACGACGGCATCGTCGGCTGGGGCGACGCGTTCGGCGTACGCATCTGGCCCGTCACCCGCCTGCTGATCGATCGGCTGGTCGCCCCGCTATGCGTGGGAGAGGACGCGCTGCGGCGCGAGGACGTCATCGACAAGCTCGATCGCACCCTTTACCACTTCGGCCGCGCCGGCCCGCTGCAATATGCGATATCCGCCATCGACATCGCGCTCTGGGACATCGCCGGCAAGGCCGCCCGACGCCCGGTGCATGGGCTGATCGGCCCCCTGCGCCACGCGCGGATGCCCGTCTACGCCAGCCTGTTGCCTTACCGCGACCCCAATCTGGCCGCGCGCCACGCCGCCCGTGCGGTGGACCAAGGCTACCGGTACGTGAAGCTGCACGAACGCGACGTCCCGTCCGTACGCGAATCGCGCGCCGCGATCGGCGCGGACGTCGGCCTCATGGTGGACCTGAACTGCCCGTTCGACCTGCCCACGGCCGAACGGTTCGCGCGCGAGGTCGCCGCCTTCGCGCCCATGTGGCTGGAAGAGCCCCTGTTCCCGGTCGACGACTTCAGCGCCATGGCGGCGCTGTCCCGCCGCATCGATATCCCGCTGGCGATGGGCGAAAACGTCGGCAATCCCGTCGAGTTCCGGCGCGTGCTGGACAGTACGGGCATCGCCTACGCGCAGCCCAGCGCCATCAAGACCGGCGGCATCACCGCGATGCTGGAAATCGCGCGCGATGCCGCCGCGCGCGACATCCGCCTGATGCCGCACAGCGCGTACTTCGGTCCCGGCCTGCTGGCGACGATGCATGTGCTGGCCACCTTGCCGACCTCACCGATACTCGAACGCTTCTATTGCGACATGCCGGTCGAATTGTCCGGCGGCATCACGCTGCCGCGCGACGGCATGGTCCAGGTGCCGGACGTGCCCGGCCTGGGCTTCGAACCGGACCCCGAAGTCCTGCGCAAATACGCGGCGACGGAATAG
- a CDS encoding Bug family tripartite tricarboxylate transporter substrate binding protein: MNPRTALLGAALALSAAGAPAHATDDFPAQPIRIVVPYAPGGASDVIARLLASTPGGGLGDRIIVENRAGGASVAGTNVVATAQPNGYTLGVVDSAFPINATLLGSKLPYDTRKDFRAVILAATSPIVLSVNKDVPAHSVAELVAMAKAHPGRFNFSSAGNGTALHLAGEQFNMVTGAGLVHVPYRGGAPSVMAVVAGETQVNFSAPSTVLPHIQSGRLRALAVTGAHRLASLPDVPTFAEAGVPEVAGVISYGVIAPKGVPDAVARKLAAGFDARLKTPDAARHIVDLGFEPAGGTADDYAKFLDREIDTAREIIQKAHITTGD, translated from the coding sequence ATGAATCCGCGTACCGCTCTGCTCGGCGCCGCGCTGGCGCTATCCGCCGCCGGCGCGCCCGCGCATGCCACCGACGATTTCCCGGCCCAGCCGATACGCATCGTCGTCCCCTATGCGCCGGGTGGCGCTTCCGACGTCATCGCCCGCCTGCTGGCCAGCACGCCGGGCGGCGGCCTGGGCGATCGCATCATCGTGGAAAACCGCGCCGGCGGCGCATCGGTCGCCGGTACCAACGTCGTGGCGACGGCGCAGCCCAACGGCTACACCCTGGGGGTGGTGGACAGCGCATTTCCCATCAACGCGACCTTGCTGGGCAGCAAGCTGCCCTATGACACGCGCAAGGATTTTCGCGCGGTGATCCTCGCGGCCACGTCCCCCATCGTCCTGTCGGTGAACAAGGACGTGCCGGCGCATAGCGTCGCCGAGCTGGTCGCGATGGCCAAGGCCCATCCCGGGCGCTTCAATTTCAGCTCCGCCGGCAACGGCACGGCGCTGCACCTGGCGGGCGAACAGTTCAACATGGTGACGGGCGCGGGCCTGGTCCACGTGCCTTACCGCGGCGGCGCGCCTTCGGTCATGGCGGTGGTGGCCGGCGAGACCCAGGTCAATTTTTCCGCGCCTTCCACCGTGCTGCCGCACATCCAATCCGGCCGCCTGCGCGCCCTGGCGGTGACCGGCGCGCACCGCCTGGCCTCGCTGCCCGATGTCCCGACTTTCGCGGAAGCGGGCGTGCCCGAGGTCGCCGGCGTGATCTCCTATGGCGTGATCGCGCCCAAGGGGGTGCCCGACGCGGTGGCGCGCAAACTCGCCGCCGGCTTCGACGCCCGCCTGAAGACGCCCGACGCCGCCCGCCATATCGTCGACCTGGGCTTCGAACCCGCCGGCGGAACGGCGGACGACTACGCCAAATTCCTGGACCGGGAGATCGATACGGCGCGAGAAATCATACAGAAGGCGCATATCACGACCGGCGACTAG
- a CDS encoding alpha-hydroxy acid oxidase, translating to MSGIALDDCYSVDRLRAAARARLPAPVFDFFEGGAEDEITLRDNVDAFRRVRLLPRVLRDVSRVDLAATLLGRAARLPLAIGPTGAVGFGWRGGDVALARAAARLGLPYALSTSATASIEEIAEQAPGRLWFQAYILQDKARLDELIGRAHAAGYEGLVITVDLPVGGKRERDLANGLGFPMKITPRNFWQFACRPAWSLDMLIRRPPVMPSLAGLKKVESDRKAMQSVAGRNYDPAFDLAALARIRDRWPRKLIVKGVVHPADVDAIVALGADALVVSNHGGRQLDTGIATLDALPAIVAAARGRVPVLLDGGVRRGSDVYKALALGAAGVLTGRATLYGVLAGGEEGVQRALQILADELARTMQLCGTPTLADISSDVLRMPDARAMPWAESVPACAEAPRQPPHAAYRYAKELE from the coding sequence ATGAGCGGCATCGCGCTGGACGATTGCTATTCCGTGGACCGGCTGCGGGCGGCCGCGCGGGCGCGCCTGCCCGCGCCCGTGTTCGATTTCTTCGAAGGCGGCGCCGAAGACGAGATCACCTTGCGCGACAACGTGGACGCGTTCCGCCGCGTGCGTCTGCTGCCGCGGGTGCTGCGCGACGTGTCCCGCGTCGACCTGGCCGCCACGCTGCTGGGCCGCGCCGCCCGGCTGCCGCTGGCCATCGGTCCCACCGGCGCCGTGGGCTTCGGCTGGCGCGGCGGCGATGTGGCGCTGGCACGCGCCGCCGCGCGGCTGGGGCTGCCTTATGCGCTATCGACCTCGGCGACGGCATCCATCGAAGAGATCGCCGAGCAGGCCCCGGGCCGGCTCTGGTTCCAGGCCTATATCCTGCAGGACAAGGCCAGGCTGGACGAACTGATAGGCCGCGCCCACGCGGCGGGCTATGAAGGCCTGGTCATCACCGTCGATCTGCCCGTGGGCGGTAAACGCGAACGCGACCTGGCCAACGGCCTGGGCTTTCCGATGAAGATCACGCCGCGCAATTTCTGGCAGTTCGCGTGCCGTCCCGCGTGGTCGCTGGACATGCTGATACGCCGGCCGCCTGTCATGCCCAGCCTGGCGGGCCTGAAGAAAGTCGAAAGCGACCGCAAGGCGATGCAGTCCGTGGCGGGGCGCAATTACGACCCTGCATTCGACCTGGCCGCGTTGGCGCGCATCCGCGATCGCTGGCCGCGCAAGCTCATCGTCAAGGGCGTGGTGCATCCCGCCGACGTCGACGCCATCGTCGCATTGGGCGCGGACGCCCTGGTGGTGTCCAACCATGGCGGACGCCAGCTCGATACCGGCATCGCCACGCTGGACGCCCTGCCCGCCATCGTGGCGGCGGCGCGCGGCCGGGTGCCGGTGCTGCTGGATGGCGGCGTGCGGCGCGGCAGCGACGTCTACAAGGCCCTGGCGCTGGGCGCGGCGGGCGTATTGACGGGACGCGCGACGCTGTATGGCGTGCTGGCCGGCGGCGAGGAGGGCGTACAGCGCGCGTTGCAGATCCTGGCCGACGAACTGGCGCGCACCATGCAGCTGTGCGGCACGCCCACGTTGGCGGATATTTCGAGCGATGTCCTGCGCATGCCCGACGCCCGGGCCATGCCCTGGGCCGAGTCCGTCCCGGCATGTGCCGAAGCACCGCGGCAGCCGCCGCACGCCGCGTACCGTTACGCAAAGGAGCTGGAATGA
- a CDS encoding mandelate racemase/muconate lactonizing enzyme family protein yields MSSDSRSHAMSAAAPAALAALPEGDFLQVDRIDVYVFQDNAPPAVKSSFGTSTQRTSALLRVRDASGHHGWGEIWSGHPPFGAYHRATILEKLVAPRVVGRKIADIPALQDELQAAMIPMLRLAGEPGPIAHVLAGLDCALWDLAARMRGVPLYRLLGGQPRPLPVYASGVSPSLSRQALDDLRERGFRAFKFKAGFQDDGALDDLRRTVQGLCADESAMIDANCGWNVDSASRALERIRDLPLQWVEEPIGPERPAHEWHTLHAAGHPLAGGENLLGVDAFRAAFEWLDVVQPDLGKWGGVSQVLPLARETLARGKRYCPHAFGTHIGAALAAHVLCAAGGDGVLELDANPNPLRTLGAPGFPAPAQGRIALDDTPGIGIDANPDALENYDGHHAVVTS; encoded by the coding sequence ATGTCTTCCGACTCCCGTTCCCACGCCATGTCCGCGGCCGCTCCGGCCGCCCTCGCCGCTCTGCCGGAAGGCGACTTTCTCCAGGTCGACCGTATCGACGTCTACGTCTTCCAGGACAACGCGCCACCCGCGGTGAAATCCTCTTTCGGCACGTCGACGCAGCGCACCTCGGCGCTGCTCAGGGTGCGGGACGCATCCGGCCACCATGGCTGGGGCGAGATCTGGAGCGGCCATCCGCCCTTCGGCGCCTACCACCGCGCCACCATCCTGGAAAAGCTGGTGGCGCCCCGCGTCGTCGGCAGGAAGATCGCCGACATCCCCGCGCTGCAGGACGAGCTCCAGGCCGCGATGATTCCCATGCTGCGGCTTGCCGGCGAGCCCGGACCCATCGCGCATGTGCTGGCGGGCCTGGACTGCGCGCTGTGGGACCTGGCGGCGCGCATGCGCGGCGTGCCGCTGTATCGGCTGCTGGGCGGACAGCCGCGCCCGCTGCCGGTGTACGCCAGCGGCGTGTCGCCGTCATTGTCGCGGCAGGCGCTGGACGATCTGCGCGAGCGCGGCTTTCGCGCTTTCAAGTTCAAGGCGGGCTTCCAGGATGATGGCGCGTTGGACGACCTGCGGCGGACGGTGCAGGGCCTGTGCGCCGATGAAAGCGCCATGATCGACGCGAACTGCGGATGGAACGTCGACAGCGCCAGCCGCGCGCTGGAGCGCATCCGCGACTTGCCGCTGCAATGGGTGGAAGAACCCATCGGCCCCGAGCGGCCGGCGCATGAATGGCACACCCTGCACGCCGCCGGGCACCCTCTGGCAGGCGGCGAGAACCTGCTGGGCGTGGATGCCTTCCGCGCCGCCTTCGAATGGCTGGACGTAGTCCAGCCCGACCTGGGCAAATGGGGCGGCGTCAGCCAGGTGTTGCCCCTGGCGCGCGAGACGCTGGCGCGCGGCAAGCGCTACTGCCCGCATGCGTTCGGCACGCATATCGGCGCGGCGCTGGCCGCCCACGTACTGTGCGCCGCCGGTGGCGACGGCGTGCTGGAATTGGACGCCAATCCGAATCCCTTGCGCACCCTGGGCGCACCCGGCTTTCCCGCGCCGGCGCAAGGCCGCATCGCGCTCGACGACACGCCGGGCATCGGCATCGACGCCAATCCCGACGCATTGGAAAACTACGACGGACACCATGCGGTCGTCACGTCCTGA